The Oncorhynchus nerka isolate Pitt River linkage group LG9a, Oner_Uvic_2.0, whole genome shotgun sequence genome has a segment encoding these proteins:
- the fem1b gene encoding protein fem-1 homolog B, whose amino-acid sequence MDSLAGYVYKAAAEGRVLTLAALLLNHSEAETRYLLSYVTHLAGQRSTPLIIASRNGHDKVVRLLLDHYKVDTEQTGTVRFDGYVIDGATALWCSAGAGHFEVVRQLVCHQANVNHTTVTNSTPLRAACFDGRLDIVKYLVEHQANIGIANKYDNTCLMIAAYKGHTDVVGFLLEHGADPNAKAHCGATALHFAAEAGHLDIVKELVRCQAAMVVNGHGMTPLKVAAESCKADVVELLLLHAECDPHSRIEALELLGASFANDRENYDILKTYHYLYLAMLERHRDLGALIAKELLPPIEAYGSRGECRTPQELEAIRADRNALHMEGLMVRERILGSDNIDVSHPIIYRGAVYADNMEFDQCIKLWLHALLLRQKGNRNTHKDLLRFAQVFSQMVHLKEPVGAEPVKQVLHCSVLEIQRSMARVEAAPEAELHTAMDNYESNVFTFLYLVCISTKTVCGEEERARINKQIYNLIQLDPRSREGSSLLHLAISSSTPVDDFHTNDVCTFPNAQVTKLLLDCGAQVNAVDHEGNSPLHIIVQYNRPISDFLTLHAIIISLVEAGAHTDMTNKQKKTPLDKSTTGVSEILLKTQMKMSLKCLASRAVRQHQITYRNQIPKTLEEFVEFH is encoded by the exons ATGGACTCGCTTGCCGGGTACGTATACAAAGCGGCTGCTGAGGGCCGAGTCCTGACGTTGGCCGCCCTGCTGCTCAACCACTCCGAGGCTGAGACACGATATTTACTGAGTTACGTGACCCACCTCGCTGGCCAACGGTCAACTCCTCTCATCATTGCATCTCGAAACGGACACGACAAAGTTGTGAGGCTGCTGCTGGATCACTACAAGGTGGATACTGAACAGACTGGCACAGTCAGATTTGACGG GTATGTCATTGATGGGGCCACTGCTTTGTGGTGTTCGGCTGGCGCAGGACACTTTGAGGTGGTCCGCCAGTTGGTGTGCCACCAGGCGAATGTCAACCACACCACTGTCACCAACTCCACCCCCCTGAGAGCGGCCTGCTTTGACGGGCGCCTGGACATTGTGAAATACCTGGTGGAACACCAGGCCAACATCGGCATCGCCAACAAGTACGACAACACCTGCCTGATGATCGCCGCCTACAAGGGCCACACGGACGTGGTGGGCTTTCTGCTGGAGCATGGCGCTGACCCCAATGCCAAGGCCCACTGCGGGGCCACCGCCCTGCACTTTGCTGCTGAGGCAGGCCACCTGGACATCGTGAAGGAGCTGGTGCGCTGCCAGGCAGCCATGGTGGTGAACGGCCATGGCATGACGCCGCTCAAAGTGGCGGCGGAGAGCTGCAAGGCGGACGTGGTGGAGTTGCTGCTGTTGCACGCTGAGTGTGACCCACACAGCCGCATCGAGGCTCTGGAGCTCCTGGGTGCCTCGTTCGCCAACGACCGGGAGAACTATGACATCCTCAAGacctaccactacctctacctggCCATGCTGGAGCGCCACCGCGATCTCGGCGCGCTCATCGCCAAGGAGCTGCTGCCACCCATCGAGGCCTACGGCAGTAGGGGCGAGTGCCGCACCCCGCAGGAGTTGGAGGCCATCCGGGCGGACCGCAATGCGCTGCACATGGAGGGCCTGATGGTGCGCGAGCGCATCCTGGGCTCGGACAACATCGACGTGTCACACCCCATCATCTACCGGGGTGCCGTGTATGCCGACAACATGGAGTTCGACCAGTGCATCAAGCTGTGGCTGCACGCGCTGCTCCTGCGCCAAAAGGGCAACCGCAACACTCACAAGGACCTGCTGCGCTTCGCCCAGGTCTTTTCCCAGATGGTGCACCTGAAGGAGCCGGTGGGGGCGGAGCCAGTGAAGCAGGTGCTGCACTGCAGCGTGCTGGAGATCCAGAGGAGCATGGCCAGGGTGGAAGCAGCGCCTGAGGCCGAGCTTCACACGGCCATGGACAACTACGAGTCCAACGTGTTCACCTTCCTTTACCTGGTGTGCATCAGCACCAAGACAGTGTGTGGTGAGGAGGAGCGCGCCCGCATCAACAAGCAGATCTACAACCTGATCCAGTTGGACCCGCGCTCGCGGGAGGGCTCGTCCCTCTTGCACCTGGCCATCAGCTCCAGCACTCCAGTGGACGACTTCCACACCAACGATGTGTGCACCTTTCCCAACGCGCAGGTAACCAAGCTGCTGCTGGACTGCGGCGCGCAGGTGAACGCGGTGGACCACGAGGGCAACAGTCCGCTGCACATCATTGTGCAGTACAACCGGCCCATCAGCGACTTCCTGACGCTGCACGCCATCATCATCAGCCTGGTGGAAGCGGGCGCCCACACTGACATGACCAACAAGCAAAAGAAGACGCCACTGGACAAGAGCACCACGGGAGTGTCGGAGATCCTGCTCAAGACCCAGATGAAGATGAGCCTCAAGTGCCTGGCGTCGCGGGCCGTTCGCCAGCACCAAATCACATACCGCAACCAGATCCCTAAGACTCTGGAGGAGTTTGTGGAGTTTCACTGA